A section of the Saccopteryx leptura isolate mSacLep1 chromosome 4, mSacLep1_pri_phased_curated, whole genome shotgun sequence genome encodes:
- the LOC136402682 gene encoding uncharacterized homolog, producing the protein MLLLLSLLPLLPPPLLPPPPPALVLLLLLLLLHDSCFFHLSRHQLQMLEVRDMPFNLGYWFT; encoded by the coding sequence ATGCTGTTGCTACTGTCACTGCTGCCTCTcctgccgccgccgctgctgccgccgccgccgccagcgctGGTCCTGCTTTTGCTCTTACTTCTCCTGCATGACAGTTGTTTTTTCCATCTGAGCAGACACCAGCTTCAGATGCTCGAGGTGAGAGACATGCCTTTCAATTTGGGCTACTGGTTTACTTAA